A genome region from Solanum stenotomum isolate F172 unplaced genomic scaffold, ASM1918654v1 scaffold23673, whole genome shotgun sequence includes the following:
- the LOC125851274 gene encoding uncharacterized protein LOC125851274 yields the protein MKRVKRLVLEKLDGNYVDDFNKLEGNAQELRDSNPGTDVIINISKEALLEHGQRKFLRMYICIQALKSGWRAGLRPFIGLDGTFLKGKFKGILLVALGQDSMKHFYPLAWAVIDRETIRTWKWFIELLRNSLGSADGEGLALMSDMQKGLICAVGDLLPKAQHRWCARHIEANWSRSWSGVQMKKMFWWSAWSTYEEEFNDQLKSMGSVSKQTAKDLLWYPPQHWCRAFFDTVMKRLKQLEEEGKRWTEKYCPYAMDLYHDFRMIAQGCQVIANGDLGYDVAEGIDRHVVNLATKKCTCRTWDLTGIPCPHAIKALEHDRL from the exons ATGAAGAGGGTCAAAAGACTTGTGCTAGAGAAATTAGATGGTAACTATGTTGATGATTTCAATAAATTGGAGGGTAATGCTCAAGAGTTAAGGGACAGCAACCCTGGTACTGATGTGATTATAAACATATCCAAAGAGGCTTTGTTGGAACATGGACAAAGAAAGTTTTTGAGAATGTATATTTGTATTCAGGCTTTGAAAAGTGGCTGGAGAGCTGGTCTGAGGCCATTTATAGGGTTAGATGGCACCTTTTTAAAAGGGAAGTTCAAGGGAATTTTATTGGTTGCACTTGGACAAGATTCAATGAAGCATTTTTATCCACTTGCTTGGGCAGTGATAGATAGAGAAACTATTAGAACATGGAAATGGTTCATTGAGTTGCTGAGGAACTCATTGGGGTCGGCAGATGGTGAAGGATTGGCACTTATGTCTGATATGCAAAAG GGCTTGATTTGCGCTGTTGGTGATTTGCTTCCAAAAGCACAACATAGATGGTGTGCAAGGCACATAGAAGCCAATTGGTCCAGGTCTTGGAGTGGTGTACAGATGAAGAAGATGTTTTGGTGGTCTGCTTGGAGTACCTATGAAGAGGAATTTAATGACCAATTAAAGTCCATGGGTTCTGTGTCTAAACAAACTGCCAAAGATCTTTTATGGTATCCACCACAACACTGGTGCAGGGCCTTTTTTGACACT GTTATGAAAAGGTTGAAACAACTTGAAGAAGAGGGTAAGAGGTGGACAGAAAAGTATTGTCCATACGCCATGGATCTGTATCATGATTTTAGAATGATTGCACAAGGTTGTCAAGTTATTGCTAATGGAGACTTAGGATATGACGTGGCTGAGGGTATAGATAGACATGTTGTGAATCTTGCTACAAAGAAGTGTACTTGTAGGACATGGGATTTGACAGGAATACCATGTCCTCATGCTATTAAAGCATTAGAACATGATAGACTATAA